In the Nitrospirales bacterium LBB_01 genome, one interval contains:
- a CDS encoding cupin domain-containing protein: MFSNLFVFEMANNHMGDVEHGVKIIREFRKICDDFKEFNFAFKFQYRDIETFIHNDYKKRSDIKYVKRFLETNISASEKKLLKTEAEKLGLITICTPFDENSVDLIEEHGFSIIKIASCSFIDWPLLEKIAKTDKPIIASTAGVSLADIDKVVLFFEHREKTLCLMHCVGEYPTAESNLQLNQIDMLKKRYPELTVGFSTHESPDNTDSIKIAIAKGAKVFERHVALKTEKYDVNAYSSTPEQIHAWLKSASSALAMCGGSGGERFAGTDKERADLRGLQRGVFAKTEIKAGSTIDTSNTFYAIPNLENQVVANDISKYIEFIAIKDVKAGEPVMFSDVSIKNFRADVLAIINKLKPLLTESKIALSDKLEMELSHHYGIERFSEWGAAIINCINREYCKKIIILLPGQKHPIHFHKKKEETFHVLYGTVTVNLGGIEKTYKCGDIVVVEREVKHSFRSETGAIFEEISTTHYKDDSFYDDDNIAKNRKTAMTFWSDWLYKPIF; the protein is encoded by the coding sequence TTGTTTTCTAATTTGTTTGTATTTGAGATGGCAAATAACCACATGGGCGATGTTGAACATGGGGTTAAAATCATAAGAGAATTTCGTAAGATATGCGATGATTTTAAAGAATTTAACTTTGCTTTTAAATTTCAATACAGAGACATTGAAACATTTATTCATAACGATTATAAAAAAAGATCTGATATAAAATATGTTAAAAGATTTCTGGAGACAAACATCTCTGCCTCTGAAAAAAAACTCTTAAAAACTGAGGCTGAAAAACTCGGACTTATAACCATATGTACCCCTTTTGATGAAAACTCTGTTGATTTAATAGAAGAGCACGGATTTTCAATCATAAAAATTGCAAGCTGTTCATTTATAGATTGGCCGCTTCTGGAAAAAATTGCAAAAACCGATAAACCGATTATTGCCTCCACAGCAGGCGTTTCTCTTGCAGACATTGACAAAGTTGTTCTATTTTTTGAACACAGAGAAAAAACACTGTGCCTCATGCACTGTGTGGGCGAGTATCCTACGGCTGAGAGTAACCTGCAACTAAATCAAATAGATATGCTAAAGAAAAGATACCCGGAGTTGACTGTCGGGTTTTCAACTCACGAATCCCCGGATAACACCGACTCAATAAAAATTGCAATTGCTAAGGGGGCAAAGGTTTTTGAAAGGCATGTCGCCCTTAAAACAGAAAAGTATGATGTAAACGCTTATTCTTCAACTCCTGAGCAAATCCATGCGTGGCTTAAATCGGCAAGCAGTGCGCTTGCCATGTGCGGGGGTTCTGGTGGAGAAAGGTTTGCAGGCACTGATAAGGAAAGAGCGGATTTAAGAGGATTACAAAGAGGGGTTTTTGCTAAAACTGAAATTAAAGCAGGTAGCACGATTGATACTTCTAATACCTTTTATGCTATCCCAAATCTTGAAAATCAAGTAGTAGCAAACGATATTTCTAAGTACATCGAGTTTATCGCCATAAAAGACGTCAAAGCCGGTGAGCCGGTTATGTTTTCTGATGTCTCCATAAAAAACTTCAGAGCTGATGTGTTGGCAATTATTAATAAACTAAAACCACTACTTACGGAAAGTAAGATAGCCCTAAGTGACAAACTGGAAATGGAGCTGTCTCATCACTACGGGATAGAGCGCTTCAGTGAGTGGGGCGCTGCAATCATAAACTGCATAAACAGGGAGTACTGTAAGAAGATAATTATCCTGCTTCCCGGACAAAAACACCCTATACACTTTCATAAAAAGAAAGAAGAGACCTTTCATGTCCTCTATGGCACTGTGACGGTTAATCTTGGCGGCATCGAGAAGACGTATAAGTGTGGAGATATTGTGGTTGTTGAGCGGGAGGTAAAACACAGTTTCAGGTCCGAGACTGGCGCAATTTTTGAGGAGATTTCAACCACACATTACAAAGACGATTCCTTTTATGATGATGACAACATCGCTAAAAACAGAAAAACTGCTATGACTTTCTGGTCAGATTGGCTTTATAAGCCTATATTTTAG
- a CDS encoding DUF1858 domain-containing protein translates to MAEKITKDSVIGHVINDVPGAKDVIEKYFGNGCFTCPGINMESISFGSMMHNMDPQKIVDEINSLGG, encoded by the coding sequence ATGGCTGAGAAAATAACAAAAGACTCTGTGATTGGGCATGTCATAAATGATGTGCCTGGGGCAAAAGACGTTATAGAAAAGTACTTCGGTAACGGCTGTTTCACTTGCCCAGGTATTAATATGGAATCCATATCGTTTGGTTCTATGATGCACAATATGGATCCCCAGAAAATTGTTGACGAAATAAACTCATTAGGAGGATAA
- a CDS encoding cytidylate kinase-like family protein, producing MISSPPYSGGKRVSEILSKQMGYELIDDELMETSAKNYKVPVEKFKTALRRAPSLFGMSQEEILKYTAYFQATLISTLTRGNIIYHGAVGHMLISGVSHVLKAYIVANVNDRASRKVADEGIDEKKALKEIQKEDKEHKKRIKTLFNTDDSNPVLYDIVLNIGQITLEDAAKIIQDTSENRRFQPMTYSEQCMKNLELSCRVRAQLINIDSSIIVRAEYGELTINTKAVEKDKEKRIAAIREALKDFEGVKKVEINVAEDFFGQVSTILR from the coding sequence ATGATAAGCAGTCCGCCCTATAGCGGTGGTAAGAGAGTTTCTGAGATTTTGTCAAAGCAGATGGGCTACGAACTAATTGATGATGAGCTAATGGAGACGTCGGCAAAGAACTATAAAGTACCTGTAGAGAAATTCAAAACAGCGCTCAGGCGGGCGCCGTCACTTTTTGGCATGTCACAGGAGGAAATACTCAAATACACGGCGTATTTTCAAGCCACTTTAATAAGTACTCTGACAAGGGGAAACATTATTTATCACGGAGCTGTGGGTCACATGCTCATATCCGGTGTGTCTCATGTCCTTAAGGCCTATATTGTAGCAAACGTAAACGATAGGGCATCAAGAAAGGTTGCTGATGAGGGTATTGATGAGAAAAAGGCTCTTAAGGAAATTCAAAAAGAAGATAAAGAGCATAAAAAACGGATAAAAACACTGTTTAACACAGATGATTCAAACCCCGTGCTGTATGATATAGTTTTAAATATCGGACAAATAACCCTTGAGGATGCAGCAAAAATAATTCAGGATACCTCAGAAAACAGGCGTTTCCAGCCTATGACGTACTCCGAGCAGTGCATGAAAAATCTTGAATTATCCTGCAGAGTGCGAGCACAACTAATCAACATAGATAGCAGTATAATAGTGCGGGCTGAGTACGGTGAGCTGACAATAAACACTAAGGCCGTGGAAAAGGACAAAGAAAAAAGGATTGCAGCCATCAGAGAAGCCTTGAAGGATTTTGAAGGCGTTAAAAAAGTTGAGATAAACGTGGCTGAAGACTTTTTTGGGCAGGTTTCCACGATACTCAGATAA
- a CDS encoding thiamine pyrophosphate-binding protein, which yields MTKLSDYVIDLIKDFGVNHVFMLPGGGCMHLVDSVGRKINHTGFLHEQAAIIAADGFAQYKNDIAVALVTTGPGGTNAITGVTASWIDSTPLVVLSGQVKRKDLLCGKGLRQMGIQEADIVSMVNPITKYAVTVMEPHEIRYHIEKAFYLAKTGRPGPVWIDIPLDVQGASVDVENLRGFEPNSESVTLEKTTLSSLVEKTIELLNNAKRPVILAGRGIKLAKAKKEFLSLIESLNIPVLTTWRLMDILSEDSDLYFGRPGSIASRGANFVLQNSDFLLTIGARLDLPQVGHNYRDFARSAKKVIVDIDEAEIKKIDTEIAVPIVSDAKEFLNKFIHKLNLIKHTERSSWLRMCKKWKEAYPVVLPQYFAQKDYVNTYALIDTLSKLLTETDVIVPGSSGSCAEITCQSFRVKSGQRVINSPGLGSMGFGLPQSIGVSIASGKRTVCIVGDGGLQHNIQELQTMKRLNLPVKLFVLNNNGYAAIRNTHNRFFEGRLVCCDPSSGLTLPDTCKIAQAYGLSSIRISDQRNLKDEVANVLNTDGPVVCEVMVAPDLQTAPRLSSMAMPDGTMVSKPLEDLWPFLERDEFFDNMSVSSERD from the coding sequence ATTACAAAACTTTCAGACTATGTGATTGACCTTATTAAAGACTTTGGCGTTAATCATGTTTTTATGTTGCCCGGCGGCGGCTGTATGCACCTTGTTGATTCTGTTGGCAGAAAAATTAATCACACAGGGTTTCTTCATGAACAGGCGGCAATTATAGCTGCCGACGGTTTTGCTCAGTACAAAAACGATATAGCTGTTGCTCTTGTTACAACGGGGCCGGGTGGCACCAATGCCATAACAGGCGTCACTGCTTCATGGATAGATTCAACTCCGCTTGTAGTGTTATCAGGTCAGGTTAAACGTAAAGACCTCTTGTGCGGCAAAGGGCTAAGACAGATGGGGATTCAGGAGGCAGATATTGTCTCTATGGTAAACCCGATTACAAAGTATGCTGTTACCGTTATGGAACCACATGAGATTCGTTATCATATAGAGAAGGCTTTTTATCTTGCCAAAACCGGACGCCCGGGACCCGTCTGGATTGATATCCCGCTTGATGTTCAGGGGGCAAGTGTTGATGTGGAAAATCTCAGGGGTTTTGAGCCAAACTCAGAAAGTGTTACTTTAGAAAAAACAACGCTAAGCTCTCTGGTTGAAAAAACCATAGAGCTTTTAAATAACGCAAAGCGGCCTGTGATTTTGGCAGGGCGTGGTATCAAGTTAGCTAAAGCAAAAAAGGAATTCCTATCTCTGATAGAATCTCTTAACATCCCTGTTCTTACCACGTGGCGGCTTATGGATATTTTATCTGAGGACAGTGATTTATATTTTGGACGCCCCGGCTCTATTGCCTCACGGGGAGCTAACTTTGTCCTCCAAAATTCTGATTTTTTGCTGACTATCGGCGCACGGCTTGACCTTCCTCAGGTTGGGCATAATTATCGCGACTTTGCACGCAGCGCTAAGAAGGTAATAGTTGACATTGATGAGGCAGAAATCAAAAAAATTGATACTGAAATTGCAGTCCCCATAGTTTCTGATGCAAAGGAGTTTCTTAACAAATTCATACATAAATTAAACCTGATAAAACACACGGAGCGCTCCAGTTGGCTGCGTATGTGCAAAAAGTGGAAAGAGGCGTATCCGGTAGTGCTGCCACAATATTTTGCTCAGAAGGACTACGTTAATACATATGCCTTGATAGATACGCTCTCTAAGCTTCTTACAGAAACTGATGTGATTGTGCCGGGATCTTCAGGAAGCTGCGCTGAGATAACCTGTCAGAGCTTTAGGGTAAAGAGCGGTCAGAGAGTTATCAACTCACCGGGGCTGGGTTCGATGGGGTTTGGGCTTCCTCAAAGCATAGGGGTATCTATCGCAAGCGGCAAACGCACCGTTTGTATTGTGGGAGATGGCGGTCTTCAACACAATATTCAAGAGCTTCAAACCATGAAACGTCTGAATTTGCCAGTAAAACTGTTTGTCTTGAACAATAACGGATATGCTGCTATCAGAAACACACATAACAGGTTTTTTGAGGGACGGCTGGTTTGTTGTGACCCCTCAAGCGGTTTAACGCTTCCAGATACATGCAAAATTGCTCAGGCTTACGGGCTTTCTTCAATAAGAATATCTGACCAACGGAATCTAAAAGATGAGGTTGCTAATGTACTCAACACAGATGGGCCTGTTGTGTGTGAGGTTATGGTTGCCCCTGATTTACAAACCGCACCAAGGCTGTCCTCTATGGCAATGCCCGATGGCACTATGGTCTCTAAACCGCTTGAGGATTTGTGGCCTTTTTTAGAGCGGGATGAGTTTTTTGATAACATGAGTGTATCTTCAGAGAGAGACTAA
- the feoB gene encoding ferrous iron transport protein B, translating to MTEAANPKIYITVAVAGNPNAGKSTLINAICGSRLHVGNWSGVTVEKKEAVFQHKDMEIKLVDLPGVYSLSPFSQDEVIARAFLLNDKPDCIINVVDATNLERNLSLTIQLMELEIPIIMALNIYDEAEKKGYKIDYERMAEMLGIIVIPTVAKKKQGVAELLDSVVNISLSGNRDKPKQLVYDEDVESAMIAVKEEIRKHYPTAQDKYPLRWLSYKVLEADSVICREFEAVTSYEIISTATEHLREAHDSDIRSVIEDARYAVSSGLAHEVLSRPLLPKIELTEKIDKLLLNKYLGIPIFLVFIWFIFKLTFDISKPFSDWISSAFSGPVTTWLKALLVIMSAPEWMVSLLTEGVIVGVGLVLTFLPMIFTMMFFITFLEGSGYMARAAFVMDGLMHRIGLHGKSFIPMLLGFGCNVPAIYATRTLETGSDKILTALLIPLMSCSARLPVYILFVSVFFGAHSGTVLWSLYVLGILLAVLVGIIFKNSLFKGETSMFIMELPPYRIPSFNNLMVHSWEKGKHFIAKAGTYIFAMTILIWFLFNLPWGVENKRDSYLGHAGQALSPIFKPLGFGNWEAVSSLITGVVAKEIVVSTMGEIYAGTKKDEPKKTLSVADDIRELIISFIRACRDSVKNVFSSLMISSIGGGEKENPPPLISAIHGAFSPLSAYAFMVFVLIYMPCMVTAAAFKHEFGSWKWFGVAVSYELTLAWAAAFVVYQVGALLKIGVS from the coding sequence CGTCTATAGCCTGAGTCCATTTTCTCAAGATGAGGTAATAGCCAGAGCCTTTCTCCTAAATGACAAACCGGACTGTATCATAAATGTTGTTGACGCCACTAATCTTGAGAGAAACCTTAGCCTTACGATTCAACTGATGGAGCTTGAAATTCCCATCATCATGGCTCTTAATATATACGATGAGGCTGAGAAAAAAGGGTATAAAATAGACTATGAGCGCATGGCTGAGATGCTGGGCATTATTGTTATTCCCACAGTGGCAAAGAAAAAACAAGGGGTAGCAGAGCTTCTGGATTCAGTGGTAAACATATCGTTAAGCGGCAATCGTGACAAACCTAAGCAGCTTGTTTATGATGAGGATGTTGAGTCAGCTATGATTGCAGTCAAAGAGGAAATTAGAAAACATTATCCAACAGCTCAGGACAAATACCCGCTGAGATGGCTTTCGTACAAGGTATTGGAGGCTGATTCTGTAATATGCCGGGAGTTTGAGGCTGTTACCAGCTACGAGATAATTAGCACTGCCACGGAACACCTCAGAGAAGCCCATGACAGCGATATCAGGTCGGTTATAGAAGATGCCAGGTATGCAGTATCCTCAGGACTTGCGCATGAGGTGCTGTCAAGACCGCTTTTGCCTAAAATTGAGCTTACAGAAAAAATTGATAAATTATTGCTAAATAAATACCTTGGTATTCCCATTTTTCTTGTCTTTATTTGGTTTATATTTAAATTAACTTTTGATATATCTAAGCCCTTTTCAGACTGGATAAGCTCCGCTTTCTCAGGCCCTGTAACAACCTGGCTTAAGGCGCTGTTGGTTATCATGAGTGCACCCGAGTGGATGGTTTCACTGCTTACGGAGGGAGTTATTGTAGGGGTTGGACTTGTGCTGACATTTCTCCCTATGATTTTTACGATGATGTTTTTTATCACATTTTTAGAGGGAAGCGGTTATATGGCAAGGGCTGCTTTTGTAATGGACGGTCTTATGCACAGGATAGGACTTCATGGAAAGTCATTTATACCGATGCTGCTAGGATTTGGCTGTAATGTGCCGGCAATTTATGCTACACGGACTCTTGAAACAGGCTCAGACAAAATCCTCACAGCACTGCTTATTCCTCTGATGTCCTGCAGCGCAAGACTCCCCGTGTATATCCTGTTTGTCAGCGTGTTTTTTGGCGCTCACTCGGGCACTGTGTTGTGGTCGTTGTATGTGCTTGGAATTTTACTTGCTGTTTTAGTAGGAATCATTTTTAAAAATTCGCTTTTTAAGGGAGAAACCTCTATGTTTATCATGGAGCTGCCGCCGTATCGGATTCCCTCGTTTAATAATCTGATGGTTCATAGCTGGGAAAAGGGAAAGCATTTCATAGCAAAGGCAGGGACATATATTTTTGCTATGACGATACTTATCTGGTTTCTCTTTAATTTGCCGTGGGGGGTTGAAAATAAGCGGGATTCGTATCTTGGACATGCTGGGCAAGCGCTTTCTCCGATTTTTAAGCCGCTTGGATTTGGCAACTGGGAGGCAGTGTCTTCTCTTATAACCGGAGTTGTCGCTAAAGAGATAGTGGTCAGCACAATGGGCGAGATATACGCAGGCACTAAAAAGGATGAACCTAAGAAGACATTATCTGTGGCTGATGATATCAGAGAGTTGATAATTTCGTTTATAAGGGCGTGCCGGGACTCTGTAAAGAATGTCTTTTCCTCCCTGATGATTTCAAGCATAGGCGGAGGTGAGAAAGAAAACCCACCGCCTCTGATTTCTGCCATACATGGGGCATTCAGCCCGCTTAGCGCCTATGCCTTTATGGTGTTTGTGTTAATCTATATGCCGTGTATGGTTACAGCAGCAGCGTTTAAGCATGAGTTTGGTTCATGGAAATGGTTTGGTGTAGCAGTTTCTTATGAATTGACTCTTGCCTGGGCGGCAGCCTTTGTAGTTTATCAGGTGGGAGCGCTCTTAAAAATAGGAGTGTCATAA
- a CDS encoding cysteine synthase, which produces MEKKHSEGVISAIGNTPLVTLENINPVKRGGVKILAKLEGNNPGGSVKDRIAWYMVKDAEDRGLLTKDKIILEPTSGNTGIGLAMVGAARGYRVKLVMPECVSMERRMTLEAFGAELILSPGCEGTDGAIRMAHKIYDDNKDVYFMPDQFNNPANIRAHYETTGVEVYEQTKGQISMFVAGMGTTGTLMGTGKRLKEYDSSIKIVGVEPILGHKIQGLKNMAESIVPGILDLSKLDEKINVVDDDAFTMARNLAVKEGLFVGMSSGAAVHAAVTIAKGMKDGMIVVILPDRGDRYLSTTLFKSICADCPP; this is translated from the coding sequence ATGGAAAAGAAGCATTCAGAAGGTGTCATATCAGCAATTGGCAATACCCCGCTGGTTACTCTTGAAAACATAAACCCTGTCAAAAGGGGTGGGGTTAAAATCCTTGCTAAATTAGAGGGTAATAACCCCGGCGGCTCCGTTAAAGACAGGATAGCGTGGTATATGGTCAAAGATGCCGAGGACAGGGGGCTTCTTACAAAAGATAAAATCATTCTTGAACCTACCAGCGGTAACACAGGAATTGGTTTAGCCATGGTGGGGGCGGCAAGAGGCTACAGAGTTAAGCTTGTGATGCCTGAGTGTGTCAGTATGGAAAGAAGAATGACGCTTGAGGCATTTGGTGCTGAGTTAATCCTAAGTCCGGGCTGTGAGGGCACAGACGGCGCAATTCGCATGGCTCATAAAATATACGATGACAACAAAGACGTCTATTTCATGCCGGATCAGTTTAATAACCCTGCCAACATCAGAGCACACTATGAGACAACAGGAGTAGAGGTCTATGAGCAGACCAAAGGGCAGATCAGCATGTTTGTAGCCGGCATGGGAACAACCGGAACGCTGATGGGTACGGGTAAGAGACTTAAGGAGTATGATTCCTCAATAAAAATAGTCGGCGTTGAACCGATTCTTGGGCATAAAATTCAGGGACTTAAAAACATGGCAGAATCCATAGTGCCTGGCATACTGGATTTATCTAAATTAGATGAGAAAATTAACGTTGTGGACGATGACGCATTCACTATGGCAAGGAATTTGGCGGTAAAAGAGGGACTTTTTGTTGGAATGAGCAGCGGAGCAGCGGTTCATGCCGCTGTAACTATAGCTAAGGGCATGAAAGACGGCATGATTGTGGTGATATTGCCCGACAGAGGAGACAGATACCTGAGCACAACGCTGTTTAAATCAATATGTGCTGACTGCCCGCCTTAA
- a CDS encoding FeoB-associated Cys-rich membrane protein — protein MAITDYLWITAIVSGAVYILYRSMFKKGSGGGCHGCGSDSCSKETHVKR, from the coding sequence ATGGCAATAACCGATTATCTATGGATAACGGCAATAGTGTCTGGAGCAGTTTATATTTTGTACAGATCAATGTTTAAAAAGGGTAGTGGCGGCGGCTGCCACGGTTGTGGTTCAGACAGTTGTTCTAAAGAAACGCATGTGAAGAGGTAA
- a CDS encoding STAS domain-containing protein, which yields MSVVVKRVFPFLDWFKDYSPAALRADLIAGITVALVLIPQSMAYAQLAGLPPYYGLYASFLPPMLAALFGSSRQLATGPVAVVSLMSAAALEPLATRGGEAFIAYSVLLALAVGIFQFSLAVFRLGLIVNFLSHPVVIGFTNAAAIIIATSQLGNLLGVSVDNAEHHYETIINVVKAAIDYTHWLSLGFAVLAIGIMAGLKKINPRLPGVLIAVIVTTLLSWFLGLENNQKIKITAIKDLSITEKIKEYNATLNDVEVLSKKRAELSDELTRVKHEKGEQSLEALEVFQSGERLNILKEEAKKRSKLMRGQLRKLKLTKTTSERGDAMFTLADNSPKGNLWHISVKNKPIKEDAITIKGGGAVLGEIPKGLPTFAFPKFNMNIFLTIFPTAMIISILGFMEAISIAKAMATKTGHRLDPNQELLGQGIANVLGSFSQSYAISGSFSRSAVNLQAGALSGLSSVFTSVLVVVTLMFFTPLLYHLPQSVLASIIMMAVFGLINIKGIIHVWHAQKYDGVSAILTFFFTLAFAPHLDKGIMIGVAFSLGHYLYRNMKPQMAVLSRHDDGTLRNSDMYGLNRCQHISAVTFEGSLFFANAAYLEEQVLMQVTEKPDLRHLILCCEGINEIDATGEETIGTLISRLNDRNIDVSFVGLKDQVIEVLKRTGLYDKIGSRRIFTTESKAIQAVHHIAHENSSEKQCPLINVCYLNAG from the coding sequence ATGAGTGTAGTTGTAAAGCGTGTGTTTCCATTTCTTGACTGGTTTAAAGACTATTCCCCGGCGGCGTTGAGGGCAGACCTGATAGCCGGTATAACTGTGGCGCTGGTACTAATCCCGCAGTCTATGGCCTATGCCCAGTTAGCTGGACTTCCACCGTACTATGGTTTATATGCCTCTTTTTTGCCTCCTATGTTGGCAGCCTTGTTTGGTTCAAGCCGCCAATTGGCAACAGGTCCGGTTGCAGTTGTCTCTCTTATGAGTGCTGCCGCACTTGAGCCGCTTGCTACAAGAGGCGGAGAGGCTTTTATCGCATACTCCGTACTCCTTGCTCTTGCTGTAGGTATATTTCAGTTTTCTTTGGCAGTCTTTAGATTGGGGCTGATTGTTAATTTCCTGTCTCATCCGGTAGTTATTGGATTTACAAACGCTGCCGCCATTATCATAGCCACATCGCAGCTGGGAAACCTGCTTGGCGTCTCTGTTGATAACGCCGAACATCATTATGAGACCATTATTAATGTTGTTAAAGCTGCCATTGACTACACTCATTGGCTTTCGCTGGGATTTGCCGTTTTAGCTATAGGCATAATGGCTGGCCTTAAAAAGATTAACCCGCGCCTGCCCGGCGTTCTGATTGCTGTAATCGTAACCACGCTTCTTTCGTGGTTTCTGGGACTGGAAAATAATCAAAAAATTAAAATCACCGCAATTAAAGACCTCAGTATTACAGAGAAAATTAAAGAGTATAATGCCACGTTAAACGATGTCGAGGTACTATCTAAAAAAAGAGCTGAATTGTCTGATGAGTTAACCAGGGTAAAACATGAAAAAGGAGAGCAATCACTTGAAGCGCTTGAAGTGTTTCAAAGCGGAGAACGGTTAAACATACTTAAAGAAGAGGCTAAGAAAAGAAGCAAGCTCATGAGAGGCCAGCTTAGAAAACTTAAGCTCACTAAAACAACATCAGAGCGCGGCGACGCCATGTTTACTCTTGCAGACAATAGCCCTAAGGGCAATCTGTGGCATATAAGTGTAAAGAATAAACCCATAAAAGAAGACGCCATTACTATAAAAGGCGGAGGAGCAGTATTAGGAGAGATACCCAAAGGACTGCCTACGTTTGCTTTCCCTAAATTCAATATGAATATATTTCTGACCATATTTCCGACTGCTATGATTATCTCAATTTTGGGTTTCATGGAGGCCATATCAATAGCTAAAGCAATGGCTACCAAAACAGGGCACAGGCTTGACCCTAATCAGGAACTGCTGGGGCAGGGAATTGCCAATGTGTTAGGCTCATTCAGTCAAAGTTATGCCATCTCAGGATCGTTTTCCCGTTCTGCGGTTAATTTGCAAGCTGGTGCACTTTCAGGTCTTTCAAGCGTTTTTACCAGTGTTCTTGTTGTTGTGACTTTAATGTTTTTTACTCCGCTTCTGTATCATTTACCGCAGTCGGTGCTGGCTTCAATTATCATGATGGCCGTTTTCGGCCTTATCAATATAAAGGGAATCATACACGTCTGGCACGCCCAAAAATATGACGGGGTGTCTGCCATTTTAACGTTTTTCTTTACGCTTGCCTTTGCCCCTCATCTTGATAAGGGGATAATGATAGGTGTTGCCTTCTCCTTGGGCCATTACCTCTATAGAAACATGAAGCCTCAGATGGCAGTGCTATCCAGGCACGACGACGGCACACTCAGAAACAGCGATATGTACGGCCTCAATCGCTGTCAGCACATATCTGCTGTTACGTTTGAAGGCTCGCTGTTTTTTGCCAATGCTGCATATCTTGAAGAGCAGGTGCTTATGCAGGTTACAGAAAAACCTGACCTTAGACATCTGATACTGTGCTGTGAGGGTATAAATGAGATAGATGCTACCGGCGAGGAGACTATCGGCACTCTAATTTCAAGACTAAACGACAGAAATATCGATGTGTCATTTGTAGGGTTAAAAGATCAGGTGATAGAGGTGCTTAAGCGTACCGGTTTGTATGACAAAATTGGCAGCCGCAGAATATTTACGACCGAATCCAAAGCCATACAGGCTGTGCATCATATAGCACATGAAAACAGTTCAGAAAAACAATGTCCGCTAATTAATGTTTGTTATTTAAACGCCGGTTGA